The DNA region TTTACTTGTATCCTGCAAAATTGACATTTTTGCTCGATAAAATTTAACAAAATTCTCCGCTGTTAACCCAGCAGGTTGTTGTCCCTGTCCCGATCAGGCTGCTGGTGTTTGGTTTTGCATTTCTGATCATGGACCATCATAATTAATACGATTACCTGAATTTATTGTCCCCTTTTTTAAATCCAAAATATCTTGATTAGAATCATACTTTACTACTGCCATTATTTCTTTTGTTGTATCATTTTTTTTGAACATATCATCTAAAAAAACTAACATATCCTTATTAATTAATGTTGCATCTCTTTCATAATAAACACTAAACATATCATATGTCTCTTTAAACGCTGGATTTTTATCAATAGCAACTTCAGGATTTTGATTAATGAAATCAATTAAAATTTTTCCCATTTTGTTAGTTAAATCAAGCATTAAAGTTTTAATCAAATTAGGATTATTTGTGATAACATATTTAATATTAAATCTTGATGGGTTAATTAATGTTTTAAATGTACCCGTATACCCAAAACTATAATTTACCACAACTGCTTTTAAATCCTTAATTGGTTCTGTTGTTAATTTTTGTAATGCTGTTAAATCAACATAGTTTACTTTTAAAATCGAAGGACTGGTTTTAAAAGTAAACGGCAATGAATCAACATAATAATTTGAATATTCATGAGCAATTTGACGATTAACACTATCAAAAATTATTTTAAAATTATTTTAAAAAAAATTATTTATTTTTTCACCAACAGGAGTTTCTAATTGCAATTCAACTTCCGGTTCCTTTGAACTAACTAAAGCAAATAATTGGTCTAATTCTGGGATTTGATAATCATTCATATCAAGAACAGCCTTTTCATTTGCATAATTTAAAAATGCTTCATGCGCTTCGTTCATAATTTTTAATAATACATCTAAATCTTTTCCAATATCGTTATCATCCGCGTCGGGGTCAACAGCCGGTTTTGACGAACAACTAACAATAGTTGTTACCCCTGTTGTTATTAAAAAGCAAGTACCTAATAAGGCTAATATCTTTTTCATTTTTATCGTTCTCCTTATTAATATATTTATTAGTTATTAAGTTTCTTAATGCTTTTTCTATATTATTAATTATAATAAAAAAAAAAAAAAAAACAATAAGTCCTAGATCAACATTATAGAAATTATTGTCTTTAATTTTGTATATTAAAAATGGATTGAAAGCATAATTAACGATGCCTTCAACCCCACTCTGATATCTTGCTAATATTTATAATTATGCAAGAAATATAAATTTAAAATTCTTTTTTGATATTTAATTCATCAAGTCTGATAATCATAAATCAAAATTTACATTACCATTTGTTTCATAAGCAATCTTATTATTATCTTTTGGCGTAACTTTAAATTGAACATTCATAAAACTAATT from Spiroplasma sp. NBRC 100390 includes:
- a CDS encoding lipoprotein, whose amino-acid sequence is MKKILALLGTCFLITTGVTTIVSCSSKPAVDPDADDNDIGKDLDVLLKIMNEAHEAFLNYANEKAVLDMNDYQIPELDQLFALVSSKEPEVELQLETPVGEKINNFF